A single genomic interval of Oncorhynchus gorbuscha isolate QuinsamMale2020 ecotype Even-year linkage group LG25, OgorEven_v1.0, whole genome shotgun sequence harbors:
- the LOC124013856 gene encoding uncharacterized protein LOC124013856, translating to MFQQEGQQPIPMSFSEARELGYVFHLTQGRLVFRSPYTPRSVMGSVSMMKGCMMGLVWQTPTLLSPLVSGLSGLESINISMGVDGQLLDEPITAERGYSLDISDTTVQISIPFNAAGGYRKSFVMGNMYHEFYVVHLYYEQIFLDDCGVETRLRLHRPMNTPLLIQHLSIINQTVLEDRVFTVYLGNLSYDVDLVAVTLNGHNFTILEAT from the exons ATGTTCCAGCAGGAGGGGCAGCAGCCGATTCCCATGTCATTCTCAGAGGCTCGGGAGCTGGGCTACGTGTTCCACCTCACCCAGGGGAGACTGGTGTTCCGCTCACCCTACACACCACGGTCTGTCATGGGGTCTGTCTCCATG ATGAAGGGATGTATGATGGGGCTGGTCTGGCAGACCCCCACTCTGCTGTCCCCGCTGGTCTCTGGCCTCTCTGGGTTGGAGAGCATCAATATCTCAATGGGGGTGGATGGTCAGCTCCTGGATGAGCCCATCACAGCAGAGCGAGGCTACAGCCTGGATATAAGTGACACCACTGTCCAGATCAGCATCCCCTTCAATGCTGCCGGAGGATACAGAAAA AGCTTTGTGATGGGCAACATGTACCATGAATTCTATGTGGTCCATCTCTACTATGAACAAATCTTTCTTGATGACTGTGGTGTGGAGACCAGACTCCGCCTCCACAGGCCCATGAACACACCCCTTCTGATCCAGCACCTCTCCATCATTAACC AAACAGTCCTTGAGGATCGTGTGTTTACTGTTTACCTGGGGAACCTCTCCTACGATGTTGACCTGGTGGCTGTGACGCTCAATGGTCACAACTTCACCATACTAGAGGCGACTTAA